Proteins encoded together in one Telopea speciosissima isolate NSW1024214 ecotype Mountain lineage chromosome 4, Tspe_v1, whole genome shotgun sequence window:
- the LOC122660474 gene encoding GATA transcription factor 16-like, whose protein sequence is MMDLAEKIQGSETEEMSSKCSDAGSSEEGQANDPKKSCTDCRTTKTPLWRGGPAGPKSLCNACGIRYRKKRRALLGLNKGGQEKKKDGRSNQNNNNKKLGVSLKLRLFELGREVFLDRSTMEKQRRKLGEEEQAAVLLMALSCGSVYA, encoded by the exons ATGATGGATCTGGCTGAAAAA ATACAAGGATCGGAGACTGAGGAGATGAGTAGCAAATGCTCTGACGCGGGTTCTTCGGAAGAAGGCCAGGCTAACGATCCCAAGAAGAGTTGTACCGATTGCAGGACTACGAAAACCCCCTTGTGGAGAGGCGGTCCTGCTGGGCCTAAG TCACTCTGTAATGCTTGTGGGATCAGAtacagaaagaagagaagggcaCTCCTTGGCCTGAACAAAGGtggacaagagaagaagaaagatggaagaagtaaccaaaacaacaacaacaaaaaactggGTGTTTCACTGAAGCTGAGATTATTTGAATTAGGGAGGGAGGTTTTTCTGGATCGATCAACCATGGAGAAGCAGAGGAGGAAGTTGGGTGAGGAAGAACAGGCGGCTGTTCTACTGATGGCCTTATCCTGTGGTTCTGTCTATGCCTAA
- the LOC122659580 gene encoding uncharacterized protein LOC122659580 codes for MRSGELVSALVSKQVSQWVRAASSTSRTADPAIHSEDPEGIDAEVVGRAVAAEKEEKQRQLEEKSREVKEENAPFSSGKLPYLPSQPKLESTGVKPPLEPIIQQKRRSHATSSQDVSCVGVDGSPALPTGGDDGDGEDELANYYKHHKPSPLSEVEFVDTRKPITRATDGTADSVEYGGEPDVIGWREEQLDTAEEALQRAVRMWRENAMRGDPDSPQSRALRAMLGELN; via the exons ATGAGGTCCGGTGAGCTCGTCTCTGCCTTGGTCAGCAAGCAAGTCTCACAATGGGTAAGAGCGGCGAGTTCGACGAGTCGGACCGCAGACCCTGCAATTCACTCGGAAGACCCTgaa GGAATAGACGCAGAAGTGGTTGGGAGGGCTGTCGCcgctgaaaaagaagaaaaacaaagacaGCTAGAAGAAAAAAGCAGAGAGGTAAAGGAAGAAAACGCACCATTTTCGTCGGGAAAGTTACCTTACTTGCCGTCGCAGCCTAAGTTGGAGAGTACAGGTGTAAAGCCTCCTCTGGAACCCATAATCCAACAGAAGCGGCGCTCCCATGCTACCTCTTCTCAGGATGTAAGCTGTGTGGGTGTGGATGGTTCGCCAGCTTTGCCGACAGggggtgatgatggtgatggagaAGATGAATTGGCCAATTATTACAAGCATCACAAACCATCTCCGTTGTCGGAAGTTGAATTTGTCGATACAAGGAAGCCCATCACTCGGGCCACCGATGGGACCGCTGACTCGGTTGAGTACGGCGGTGAACCGGATGTTATTGGGTGGAGAGAGGAGCAGCTGGATACAGCCGAGGAAGCTCTCCAGAGAGCTGTTAGGATGTGGAGGGAGAATGCCATGAGAGGCGATCCAGATTCTCCACAGTCCAGGGCTCTCCGAGCTATGCTGGGTGAACTCAACTAA